The nucleotide sequence AGATAACTACAGCCATGTTTTAGCGGTATGgctaacaataaacaattatttattatccaATAAGTATGAATGGAAAATATACCTTATTTGGTTCCGAAAAATCCTCGGAGTATTCTCTCTCTTGTATGTTCAACAAATTCGCCTTCTTAAGATTCACTGAAATCTCGCCAAGTGTGACGTGACGCGAGAATTTATCCATATCACACAGAAGAATGTTTATTGTCATTGACTTCAAGGATTCCAAATCCATTGGAATCTCAAATGTTTCCTTGTAAGCTAACACATCACTGGGGCGTTTCATGCGGGTCTTCAACTCTTTTTCCAAGTTTGTGATATTCTTTTCCGTCTTCCCACCGTCCCGGAAAGTAAAGAACTGTTTGGGTGACCTATATAAGCACACCCTGACATATGGGCTGATCAACTGCTGGTTTTCAGTCAGAACAACGTCTTTGACTTCGTTTATCTTTATGACGAGCTTTTCCTCTGTCTGTACGTAGCTGAGGGCAAAGTGGATCTCCCCCTTCTCCAGCACGGGAGGCGTACCAGGGGGATGGACGTCACCGTTCTGACTGCCGTTAGGGAGAAACCCGATCCTTTTCTTGTTCTGTAAAGGTAGAAATAATCGAACTGAATACAAGAGTTGTTATGAAATctaaagcaaaacaaatttgttaaataattgtgCATAGGATATCACCCAATAGTTTGTTTTACACAATACACACCATTGACGTGAAAAGGACCAAGGCccttgttttgtattgtattgtattgtatagttttgtattgtattgtattgtatagttttgtattgtattttattattttgtattgtatgatattgttttgtattgtattgtattgtatagttttgtattgtattgtatagttttgtattgtattgtattattttgtattgtatgatattgtattgtattgtattgtattgtattgtatggtattgtattgtattgtattgtattgtattgtattgtattgtattgtattgtattgtattgtattgtatagctttgtattgtattgtatagttTTGTATGGTATTGTatagttttgtattgtattttattattttgtattgtattgtatgatattgtattgtattgtattgtattgtgttgTATTGCATTGTACTGTAGTGtgtcgtatcgtatcgtatcgtatcgtatcgtattgtgggtttgttttattttttaatatttcaattattattcaaagaAGATTAATAATATAACTACACGGGCGTttccttaaaattaaaatgaacttCTGAAATgaacttcttcttcttctttcttcttctgAAAATTACATTGGGACAGTAGTGGTAATTCCATAGAGTTCACTATCAAAAAACAAGCATTGTTAAGAAAGAGGTTTCTGGTAAGCCACTGGCTTCCTACTCAATTATCAACGTATATAAATGGAAATCTGAAAAAACGTCGGAcatgttcaaaatcaatactgATTTAAACAACACTATCTTGATTGTTTTGGTTTCTTGCAATATGCCAATCTGACAATGCCTTTAATGTCTTGTATGCGATAATCATGTGGCATGACGGTGGTATCGCTATAGTGAAAAGatcaatgcaccagtcaattgttaccacgccacccccccccccaggtctgttggtataccggggatagccgaggaaatgggccgtatttttaccttccaggtggccccgcattaccgggtgaatgcggtggttttgttttcacaaaaatacATCGGGGattgggcctaacctagggtccttggggtgcgggggcatttggcggggattttaccatatGTTCTTCgccgcagggcagggattttccccggggttggctggaccgaaagtcaaagtccccgctattctccggacttggggggtgggggaggggcGTGGTTCCAAATGACTGGAGCATAATGACAAAGATATTTccagttgttttatttttataaatatgaaacttCTTAGTTTGAAGATTAAACTTCATAAGATACATACGCTGAAATTCTATTTTTCAGGAGATGGCAGTAACGTgtatatgtacatttaattaccgGCCTCTGATCAATATGCAGCTGTCGCCATCAGCTATATATCTGTATACCTACATGAGAAAACACGATATCACGATATCTTTTCTTTTCTGTTGCTGTCGTAGATGTTCgataatacaataatacatgAGTCATTTGGGACTGTCAGTGTTAGCtctgattttgttgtttttgtttttgttgttgcaaatgttgttattgttgtttgtggtagtggtggtggtgggaaGGGTGGTGGGAAGGGGTTGTTGTTGTatgtggtggtggtagtgatggtggagttgttggtggtggtagtgTTTGTGGGATGATGTTGTTGGTGTTACTGCTGATGGTGAAGTtggggttgttgttgttggaggtggtggtggtaggttagggtggtggtggtggtggtggtggtgttggtcgTGGTGGTTGTGGTGACTTCGTGCATTCTGACGTGTTGACATAAAAAACGCTTGTTAGAAGATGAACACCTGACTAGTACtattgtttcaataatatgttcgaACCCTGTCCAGGGAAATGACGTCCTGTCCACTGCTGGCATCAGACGACCAATCCGTGGTCTGCTCCCTGATGACGTCAAGCGGCATCCACCTGATTGGTCCGCTATCTTTGATGTCGCCTGAACCATACATAAAGTCAGAATCCGTGGAGCCATAACTCCCTTTGCTGGCGTTGGACCTTTGCGATGCTGAAAGGAGAaggcatatatacacataatacaaacaaatccaTTTGAGCAAAACGTTATGTGATTCCCAATTACCATTCGTAAAGTCATAAAGGGATCCACAGTTCTGGCTGTACCGTGCATGAGTTTAGTACTTAAAGGACGAAATAAACTTCATAAACATCtgtgtaaactatttttttttaaagtttccaGATAGGCGAACATGACAGGGTCCCTACACACCAAATACCTAGTAAGAactaatttgatttatttggaaGTTGAATTTGAACAATTCTGTCAATGGTTATAAAAATGCCCAGAACGTAGATATTGTTCTAATTAACCTGTTAATATCAATACACATAATTGTTTTAGAACGAACTATCAGTATCTAAAAGATGACAAATTTGTTGCTTTGAGAATACGGACTAAACTCTTTTTGAGTATATTTAAAAGTGAACGAATAAACACTGCCCTCATGTGTACAGATAAGCGCTATGACAGACTTCAGTACGTTGAATACCGAGTTCCAAAACGATCGGGATAATTCGTAAAAATCATCTACCTGACTTGTCGCTATCCCTTTGAAACTGACGCTTTTTCTCGTCCTCCACGCAGCAGGGGCAGAAGCACTCCGGACACAGAAtacacaacatacacagcagcagcaacagcagcagggCGGCAGCACCACACACTATGTATATCTGGGGGTAGTTTAATAgaagtaaattattttataaaacagtaGGTCTgatatttattatgattttcGGCTCACTTTAGTAAGATGTTTATGTCTTTTGTTGACAAAGGTGGAATTCATGTCAACCTATTGAATTGAAGGAAGCCAGatgttttaaatacttattcATTGGCATTTTGAACAAAGCAATGAACACATTAATAAAGTATATGTGCACTATAGAAAAAGAAAGGAacaatgcacatgtattaactAACTATCAATCTTTAACCTATGGTGGTTAAATTCTGCCATTTCGTGTTACTGCTTTTTCGCGCTTGGCGCATTTCCGCCACTTGACGCATTTTTGGTCCGTCACTTCCTCTATTTGACGCATTTTCCCTCCGCCTTTTGGTACATTTTCATGGATGGGCAATATCAATTATTCTAATAGGACGCACACAATTTAACCTAACGTATATAATGTCGACAAAAAGAAAAGGGTAACAATCACAGTCCAATCCCTGTCATTTGTCCGACTCACCCACACCACCCTAAAACAAAACAGCTCCGCCAACTTTACCATTGGTTATGAATTTGTTGGGTTAATCAAAAACACgataagaaatatattgaaaacaaacaaagtttgtatgtttgtaaaccATAATATGATGACAGACGGGGTTTGGGGTTGCCtgccccccccctcccccaacattttaacatttcctagaccgaaatggtgcattttaggCGCCCAATATCCGCCAGCAATGCACTTTTGTGTTTTTGCTTAACCTTTTCTTTACTGACAAAGCTAATACACActgatttgaatgaaatatctaagaaaatattatgcaaatatcaGCGGCTTTGGCATACTAAAAACTATCTTATAATGCGCGTTGCATTGGTTGGGTAGCCATGTAACACCCACGAGAGGGCCAGCTTAGGCTATCATCCTTTCCGGGGA is from Mya arenaria isolate MELC-2E11 chromosome 9, ASM2691426v1 and encodes:
- the LOC128245526 gene encoding synaptotagmin-B-like → MAAVGNPTLAPNVEYIVITFWDKIYIVCGAAALLLLLLLCMLCILCPECFCPCCVEDEKKRQFQRDSDKSASQRSNASKGSYGSTDSDFMYGSGDIKDSGPIRWMPLDVIREQTTDWSSDASSGQDVISLDRNKKRIGFLPNGSQNGDVHPPGTPPVLEKGEIHFALSYVQTEEKLVIKINEVKDVVLTENQQLISPYVRVCLYRSPKQFFTFRDGGKTEKNITNLEKELKTRMKRPSDVLAYKETFEIPMDLESLKSMTINILLCDMDKFSRHVTLGEISVNLKKANLLNIQEREYSEDFSEPNKENLGTLTLGTSYLPTSEKLYLTVESMKDLRIIDKNSGTTDACVKIYLMYEGKQLKRVKTTVRKNDTNPVFNESFSFDVPQTEIEKVYFSLVICHYNGEKKGTKLIGRIYLGTNFGPEARDFWGSMIQNPRKKIVKTFDISS